The Primulina huaijiensis isolate GDHJ02 chromosome 18, ASM1229523v2, whole genome shotgun sequence DNA window GAAATAGTAACACTTCAGCCCATTGCTTCTGTGTTTTGTTTTTGGTCGGGCTCCGATTCAGATAAATCTGCACTCTTGGCCTTCAAGGATTTGGTTTCGGATCGTAACGAAGCTCTGGGTGGATGGAATTTGGAAAATCAGGACCACTGCTCCTGGGCCGGGATTTCTTGTGCTCCGAATCATCGGGTCGTTGCGTTGAATCTCACTGGTGGAGgtaattctttttcttttgctaGGATTTCTCAATTCCCACTGTACGGTTTTGAAATTAGGAGGCTTTGTTTAGGTCGCCATAGTATTAAAATCTCGGGTAAACTGTCGGTGGACGTTGCTGAGCTGAGCGAGCTTAAGATTTTATCACTGGCTTTCAACTAACTCAATGCTGAAATTCCCGAGGAGATTTGGGGTATGGAAAAACTTGAGGTTCCAGAATTTTATTTGATGATCGTTACCTGTTTCTTTTAGTGGGTTGACGAATTTGAAAGGGCTCAACTTGGGTTTTAATGAGCTTTTGGCGGAGATACCAAGTTCCTTATCAAATCACGCGGCTCTTCAATTACTGAATTTAGCTGGCAATCGAATTAACGGATCGATTCCAGGATTTTTTTGGGGGTTTTAGACTTTTGAGGGGCATTTATTTGTAGTTTAATCAACTTAGTGGATCAATTCCTGCTGATAGTGGGGATGGTTGTGGGAAGCTTGAACATTTGGATCTTTCCGGCTATTATTTATCTTGATCTTTTCCGAAAAGTCTTGGGAACTGTGGGGGTATTGAAGACCTTGCTGCTCTAGTCTAACACGTTGGAGGAGTTTATTCCTAGTGAACTTGGTCAATTGAGTCAACTTGAAGTGCTGGATGTGTCGAGAAACAATTTTAATGGTGCTATGCCGAGTCAGATTGTAAATTGACAAAACTAGAAGTCCTCGTTTTGTCAAAGTCATGGGATTGGACACTGGTTCTAAAGTTGGAAGATTTTCTTTTACAGCTGAAGAATTCAATTTTTAGGGCGGTAGCATTTCTGCAGCAATCACGAGTCTCTCGAGCTTGAGGAAGTTGTGGGCTCCTCGAGCGACTTTGGAAGGAAGTTTTCCTTTTAATTGGGGTCCATGCAATAATTTGGAGATGTTGAACTTGGCTCAGAACTTTTTCACTTGGAAAATCTCTGAAGGGTTAGGCAATTGCAAGAAGCTGAGCTTTCTTGATTTGAGCTTAAACAGACTTAGTGGGGAGATACGTGATAAAATTCCCGTTCCCTGTATGACTCTGTTTGACATCATGGAAATTTTATGTCAGGTtcaattccaaaatttaaatttggatCTTGTTCTTCTATTCAGTCCAATCAAGAGGATTCCCTTGAGCCTTATGATCCTTTCTCTGCCTATGTATCATATTTTGGTTTTAGAATTAAAATTGAAGATCTTTTTTGCCTATCCTGGACACGATAGTAGTTTTGTAATATTGCATAATTTTGGTTCTAACAACTTTGCCGGCTCTGTGCAGTTGATGCCTCTTGCGTTGGAAAGGTTAGGTAATCACGGTGTTTATGCATTTCTTGCCGGCAGGAACAAGCTTATTGGAACATTTCCTGAAGCCTTTTTTGAGAAGTGTGATAAAGTGAGGGACAATTGTTAATGTTACTGACGATGGGTTATCTGTTCAAATTCCAACCGATGTTGCCACTACGTGCAAGTCTTTGACCCTCCTCATGCTTCTAGTAATAAAATAATGGGAGGATtggaaattcatattttattttattatcatctataatttgtattttttcaaatttaaattatttcgagtaagttatgaatatttattaaattgttgacAACAAAAAAAACCTATGTGGTTGTACTTCTTGAGTTGATCTccgacaaaaaaaaataattgcagTGTAGCTTTGATGCCATTTTAACATCCCGTTTTGTCATAATTTAGGGGTTTAAATGATGTAGATACTTGTTTTAGTTGATGTACACTTGtatgttttgttttttctcTCTGTTGGAATAAAAACTATACATAACAGGCTTTTTGCAAGTATTCTTGTTGCTTATTTTGTTTACGAACATCTGTAGGTTGCTTGAATTTTATCTGTTCGAGAGAGCTAGCTACAATGACTTGTTTCCTCTTACACATGTAATGATTTTAGCTGATTTTTTCCCCGTGTGAACAATAATACAATATAATGAagatatacattttttttacccTTTGATTGATCCCTTCATCTATATATTTATTGGTCACGATCGATTACCAAAGCCCAGAAGGGGGTACATACAAAAATGATGAAAACAAGCTCATGaacattaattaattcatacacttaattataattaattaattaattctctcGATTAGATCATTAATGGACTGTGCACttcaaatatgaattatatgcaTAAATTCTATTAAAATTTCAATGTCCAAAGGTCTTTTCGGGCATGTTATTTCGCCCATGTAGGACGCATTTTCTATTACATTAGTTATATAGATATAACTAAGCAACCTAAAAGATCATTAAATGACACGAATCTTACAAACTTTCTGCTCAATATTCGCACTCCACACTCGGTTAAACCATAACTTTAGCATTTGCAATAACGGCAACAAACGAAGTTGAAAAGCAATTTCCATCTGACAATATAATTAAGTTATTGCAATTAAAATTCCTCTACACAGTTGGAAAGAATAACTGAACTGTTACTACTTTTCACTCCTTGGAAATTTGATGCCAAAGATGACGAAAACTGTGCCAAAATTGCTGCCCATATATCTAAAATACATACTTCACGTTGAATCAGTATTCAGACTCAGGCCAGGACGTCGATTACCTCTCCCTCTTCCTTGTTGATAACCATCTCCATTACGTCCACTGCTAAAGTTCCCTCGGCCCCTGAAGCTATCGTTTCTCACATAGGTTCGACCACCACTGAAGTTTCCACGTCCCCTGAAGCTGTCATGATGAAACCCTCCGCGTGAAGAATTGAAACGACCCCTCCCAGTGCCAACTGTCACAGTAACatcataaatatatcatatgaAGAACCAGTAAAGTGTAACAAGTTCCTGGAGAAGAGAGAATAACATGAGTATAATTTTATCATGGCTAATGACTCACCTCGAGTTGTAGTCCTCTTTATCTCCACTACAGCTTGACGATCTCCAATTGTTATAGGAGAAGCCTGAAAGAgtaaattatttatcattacATAGTAATCAAGGGATATGTCATAAGAGTTCTTGATCATATGTTCTCTAATAAACAAATTATTGCAATAGGACAAACATGCAGCTTCGTGAATCAGAGCGGTCAAACTTTTAGATCTGTCTGATTTCAGATTTATGAAATCAAGGTTAAGGCTTAAACAGACTACATAGTCTGAACTCTGAACACCGCTCAATCTGAGaacaaatcaaaataaaagaaagttcAAAGGGAATGAACCTTAATTGCATTTTGCATGGAGACAACATCTTGAAATTCAACAAAGCCAAAACAGAATCCTTGTAGCTGCATACAAGGAACAGATGACATGAGTATCGACACAAGCTGAGCAAGTAGAATGAAACAGCGAAGAAAGTGATGGTAAAATCAACCTTGTTGCTTCTGACTTGTACTCCGTCTTGTTTTATAGACCCaaatttattgaattcagattcaAGCTGAGCAACTGTTGCATTTAGAGGCAAATTGCGGATATATATGGAGTGACCATCAACTGTAAgaaataacacaaaaatataaatatatatctttGGAATGACTGATTTAGGGGAAAAAAAGATTGTAGATAAGCAACAATTGGCTTCATATCAAGTATTGTCTTCCAAATCTCATGCATTCAGGCCCATAGTGCTTGTTCTTACTCAATGAACCTATACGactgtaaaagaaaaaataccTTCGTCCTGGTCATCTTTGCTTTCAGGGGTATCAACAGGTGCTGATGGGGCAGATGCTTCAGAGTCCAATGGCTCGGCAGCTGGAATAACAGTTTGTTTCTCAGGTTTTACAGATCTTGCAGTGTTAGCAGGGACATAAACTTTGGTCGGACCCTTCTTTGTTTGTGAGCTCACAATTGACGCATATGATTTTTTTGGAGCATCATCTTCGATTGCAGAAGCATCTGATTCTGCATTCGCGGATATGTGATTCTCATCAGGATGAGATTTAGCTTCAATAACAATATCCCTGTCATGACTAGTTTGTTTTTCATCAACCTCTTGGACAATGGGTTTCTCCTCCACAGTCTCAATTTCCTTTTCATGAGAAGCTGTATTGTTCGAGGTGGGCAGATCAACCACTTGAACAGGTTCTGGAAAAAACTGAAGTTGATGAAAAGGCCAATAAAAAGTGATTGTAAgacaatattttaattcatttgaaACGAGTTATATAGCCAACCTGGATCTTGGGTCACAGAATGTAATGTTGAGTCACCTACTCCGTTTGTCACTTCACTGATGTCTGGTTCACTCTCCTCCACATACCGGAAAACATCATTTTTAACATAGTACCACCCTTTATCTTGAGGAGCTAGAAAAAAGGTTTGCGAGAATTTTCTTCTCAGGTTGTCCTTTCCAGTCAAGCAACCAGTAACTAGGACAATCACTCCATCCTTATATGAATCCTGAGCATCAGCAGTCTTTATCTCTGCCTTGTAGTTGTTGTAGTCCAGGGAACAAATTTTATCATTAATGCTCTGGAAAAACACAAAACATAACAAAGGTTTATATTACCGAGTGAAATCACTTATATCTGCTACTTATGCCATGTTTGAAACAACCTTTTCTCCATCAGAGCACGTTAAACAACGAAAATTTAATGAATCTTTGACAATTGACCGTGTGGTAAATCGGTATTGTGGCAAACAATTCTACACATTGATGTAAGCTACATGATAAATCGGAACTGAAACGGATTTATGAACAAGCTCAGGGTAATGGATTATTGTAGATACAGCTaaccatattatatatataatacatgtAATACATTCTACGAGAATAAAGCAGCTCAAGACAAACACGAATCTCTCGAAAATCAGGTGGCATCAGGAAAAAAGAACCTTTAGATATATGCAGgttcagaaaagaaaaaaggtaAAAATGAAGGCGAATAGAACTAGTTTCTGGTTTTTGGACAATCATAATAACTTACTTTCATAGTTGTCACAGTCGTCATAAGACCATTAGGATCTGGGCGACTCAACACACTCGAATCATTGTAAAATCGGTGAACTAACTCAGGAGACTGATGAAGAATATGGTA harbors:
- the LOC140964242 gene encoding probable LRR receptor-like serine/threonine-protein kinase RPK1, coding for MRLTMARLAVFLNPFARKRRAENPGFVLNEYKSALLAFKDLVSDRNEALGGWNLENQDHCSWAGISCAPNHRVVALNLTGGVDASCVGKVR
- the LOC140964239 gene encoding nuclear transport factor 2-like isoform X2, whose amino-acid sequence is MAMQTVSTLPAPSAQVVGNAFVEQYYHILHQSPELVHRFYNDSSVLSRPDPNGLMTTVTTMKSINDKICSLDYNNYKAEIKTADAQDSYKDGVIVLVTGCLTGKDNLRRKFSQTFFLAPQDKGWYYVKNDVFRYVEESEPDISEVTNGVGDSTLHSVTQDPEPVQVVDLPTSNNTASHEKEIETVEEKPIVQEVDEKQTSHDRDIVIEAKSHPDENHISANAESDASAIEDDAPKKSYASIVSSQTKKGPTKVYVPANTARSVKPEKQTVIPAAEPLDSEASAPSAPVDTPESKDDQDEVDGHSIYIRNLPLNATVAQLESEFNKFGSIKQDGVQVRSNKLQGFCFGFVEFQDVVSMQNAIKASPITIGDRQAVVEIKRTTTRVGTGRGRFNSSRGGFHHDSFRGRGNFSGGRTYVRNDSFRGRGNFSSGRNGDGYQQGRGRGNRRPGLSLNTDST
- the LOC140964239 gene encoding nuclear transport factor 2-like isoform X1, with amino-acid sequence MGEHGMAMQTVSTLPAPSAQVVGNAFVEQYYHILHQSPELVHRFYNDSSVLSRPDPNGLMTTVTTMKSINDKICSLDYNNYKAEIKTADAQDSYKDGVIVLVTGCLTGKDNLRRKFSQTFFLAPQDKGWYYVKNDVFRYVEESEPDISEVTNGVGDSTLHSVTQDPEPVQVVDLPTSNNTASHEKEIETVEEKPIVQEVDEKQTSHDRDIVIEAKSHPDENHISANAESDASAIEDDAPKKSYASIVSSQTKKGPTKVYVPANTARSVKPEKQTVIPAAEPLDSEASAPSAPVDTPESKDDQDEVDGHSIYIRNLPLNATVAQLESEFNKFGSIKQDGVQVRSNKLQGFCFGFVEFQDVVSMQNAIKASPITIGDRQAVVEIKRTTTRVGTGRGRFNSSRGGFHHDSFRGRGNFSGGRTYVRNDSFRGRGNFSSGRNGDGYQQGRGRGNRRPGLSLNTDST